From Calothrix sp. PCC 6303, a single genomic window includes:
- a CDS encoding peptidoglycan-binding domain-containing protein — protein MTTTVNSAAAKINDPTLKKGDRGAKVKELQELLNKRITKPEAIKVDGIFGDKTEIVVKTVQYQFLLKRDGIAGTLTWKSLRANAPVDKPVLKKGDKGEQVSIVQQVLKDAGYYKGAIDGDFGTGTDTAIKALQKGKKLTVDGVIDVKTWKVLSDVATFLTVD, from the coding sequence ATGACAACTACAGTAAATAGCGCAGCAGCTAAAATCAATGATCCTACTTTGAAAAAAGGCGATCGAGGTGCCAAAGTCAAAGAGCTACAAGAGCTATTAAACAAGAGGATTACGAAACCAGAGGCCATTAAAGTTGACGGTATCTTTGGTGATAAAACCGAAATAGTCGTCAAAACAGTACAGTATCAATTCTTACTTAAGCGTGATGGAATTGCGGGTACTTTGACTTGGAAGTCACTACGGGCAAATGCACCTGTTGACAAACCAGTTTTAAAGAAGGGTGACAAGGGTGAACAAGTTTCCATTGTTCAACAAGTTCTCAAAGATGCTGGATATTACAAAGGTGCAATTGATGGAGATTTTGGAACCGGTACCGATACGGCTATTAAGGCTTTGCAAAAAGGTAAAAAATTAACAGTCGATGGCGTTATTGATGTCAAAACATGGAAAGTATTAAGTGATGTGGCGACATTTTTAACTGTTGACTAA
- a CDS encoding NHL repeat containing protein translates to MIPKQQKHQINYNCLLSPDGADVILGKNLDSKDFIDPILPSSVQMFAPRGACLVSDLTSINSSLWVADTGHHRLLGWENIPIQDNQPADWIIGQVDFESEGQNGNRGVDNNTFNVPTGICHCGEGLAVADAWNHRVLIWHKIPQGNNIPADIVLGQVNFSENQPNRGNSFPEANTLNWCYGIYCYQGQLFVADTGNRRVLIWNQLPTENGQPADVVLGQLDMISRHENGGHDPDATSMRWCHDITVWQGNLVVTDAGNNRVMIWQGIPNINNQECVAILGQERTNCGELNQGNYFPNSRSLSMPYGVDAIGNHLIVADTANSRLLIWKSPEFITDLQGAEADGLVGQINFDSKSENRDFGLPKRDSLNWCYGINVCGDNVVVVDSGNNRVLIWKIRE, encoded by the coding sequence TTGATACCTAAACAGCAAAAACACCAGATTAATTATAATTGTTTATTATCCCCAGATGGAGCAGATGTTATCTTAGGTAAAAACCTTGATAGCAAAGATTTTATTGATCCGATATTGCCTAGTTCAGTCCAAATGTTTGCCCCCAGAGGTGCTTGTTTAGTATCTGATTTAACATCGATAAATTCTTCTTTATGGGTTGCAGATACTGGACATCATCGTTTATTAGGTTGGGAAAATATTCCAATTCAAGATAATCAACCTGCTGATTGGATTATTGGACAAGTTGATTTTGAAAGTGAAGGACAAAACGGAAATCGAGGTGTTGATAATAATACATTTAATGTGCCGACAGGAATATGTCACTGTGGTGAAGGTTTAGCGGTTGCCGATGCTTGGAATCATCGTGTTTTAATTTGGCATAAAATCCCCCAAGGTAATAATATTCCGGCTGATATTGTATTAGGTCAAGTCAATTTTTCTGAAAATCAACCTAATCGTGGGAATTCGTTTCCTGAAGCAAATACCCTTAATTGGTGCTATGGTATTTATTGCTATCAAGGACAGCTATTTGTTGCGGATACGGGTAATCGTCGAGTTTTAATTTGGAATCAGCTACCAACAGAAAATGGACAACCTGCGGATGTAGTTTTGGGACAGTTAGATATGATATCTCGTCATGAAAATGGTGGTCATGATCCTGATGCTACCAGTATGCGATGGTGTCATGATATTACTGTTTGGCAAGGTAACTTAGTCGTCACGGATGCAGGGAATAATCGTGTGATGATTTGGCAAGGAATTCCAAATATAAATAATCAGGAATGTGTTGCTATATTGGGACAAGAAAGAACTAATTGCGGAGAATTAAATCAAGGAAATTACTTTCCTAATTCTCGTAGTTTAAGTATGCCGTATGGGGTAGATGCTATTGGAAATCATTTAATTGTTGCTGATACAGCTAACTCACGTTTATTAATTTGGAAAAGTCCCGAATTCATCACTGATTTACAGGGTGCAGAAGCTGATGGATTAGTAGGGCAAATTAATTTTGATAGTAAGAGTGAAAATCGTGACTTTGGATTGCCAAAAAGAGATAGTTTAAACTGGTGCTACGGTATCAATGTTTGTGGTGATAATGTCGTTGTAGTTGATTCGGGTAATAATCGAGTATTAATTTGGAAAATCCGCGAATAG